Proteins co-encoded in one Pseudomonas beijingensis genomic window:
- a CDS encoding condensation domain-containing protein yields MQHIRQAMEQKLYPTDQWPLFELRMSRSDSGDTLHFSMDSLIADWASAQLLFNELELLLDDPQATLDPLDITFRDYLLAERGLLEGSRHQRDREYWLARVDDLPAAPQLPAPLSGEDTTVARFQRHSAQFDQPHWSALKKAASERGLTPLHCSTRCLRRDFATLEPAPRLQPQPDAAQPLATAPAGGSAGGGLHLRQPAAGQRPSRPGLHPAGPATGQPIVCRPGAPAVFRH; encoded by the coding sequence GTGCAACACATCCGCCAGGCCATGGAACAGAAGCTCTACCCCACAGATCAATGGCCGCTGTTCGAATTGCGCATGAGCCGCAGCGACAGTGGCGACACCCTGCATTTCTCCATGGACTCGCTGATTGCCGACTGGGCCAGCGCACAGTTGCTGTTCAACGAGTTGGAGCTGTTGCTGGACGATCCCCAGGCTACCCTGGATCCCCTGGACATCACCTTCCGCGACTACCTGCTGGCCGAGCGTGGCCTGCTCGAAGGCAGCCGCCATCAACGCGACCGCGAGTATTGGCTGGCGCGCGTCGATGATCTGCCCGCCGCACCGCAACTGCCGGCTCCCCTGAGCGGCGAAGACACGACCGTAGCGCGTTTCCAGCGGCACTCGGCCCAGTTCGATCAACCACACTGGAGCGCCCTGAAAAAAGCCGCCAGCGAACGCGGCCTGACCCCCCTCCATTGCAGTACTCGCTGCCTACGTCGGGACTTTGCAACGCTGGAGCCAGCGCCCCGCCTTCAGCCTCAACCTGACGCTGCTCAACCGCTTGCCACTGCACCCGCAGGTGGATCGGCTGGTGGGGGACTTCACCTCCGTCAGCCTGCTGCAGGTCAACGACCCTCAAGGCCAGGACTTCACCCAGCAGGCCCGGCAACTGGGCAGCCAATTGTTTGCCGACCTGGAGCACCGGCTGTTTTCCGGCATTGA
- a CDS encoding amino acid adenylation domain-containing protein, with translation MAEAHPQALAVIDASGSLTYAALVERARAVAATLCQAGCAAQEPVAILMPKGLDQVVAAYGVLLAGAAYLPLDSNAPAARRDRVLRSAQVRHVLGQSQSLPNTPLPEGVHWHAVDQLAPASADFKAADGSPDDLAYVIFTSGSTGDPKGVMISHRAALNTVQDINRRFQLSAKDRVLGLAQLSFDLSVYDLFGPLAAGGALVLPDPARGADPSHWAELVQRHQVTLWNSVPAQLHMLAHYLHAEPRPLDSLRLALLSGDWIPLNLPPQLQRLLPGLALVGLGGATEASIWSNLHPIGAIDPAWRSIPYGLPLANQGFRVLDSQWRDAPTWVPGDLYISGVGLAQGYLGDRALSEARFFAHPVDGQRLYRTGDRGRYLPGGELEFLGREDGQVKIRGHRVELGEIDAALLATPGVDSAVSLVTGDETGERSLLAFVTAARTTPKPLPDASLLTTINRYADSQVGTFDAQQVRDYQADLRAAALSSMLEVMLKAGLFSGELAEPDAPAILNALQAQPRHHWLVRRWLGSLCDAGLVQLEQSRYRLAQPAPEPALAWGQVEQAVASGLCSQALFDYQLNHVWQLPQLLKGEVNPFDLLFPQGQQDLALQLYGGDAVSRYNNHSIAALINRLATHHDGDGPLRILEIGAGTGATSAPVIGLLDGLDVDYLFTDMTAFFLPAAKQRFAEHAWVRYGVLDIDQDIRPQGLASNSVDVVLCAGMLNSVKDIDRALGQITELLSPGGWLVFSEPTGEWPPILLTQGFMMTPVNGDHDQGHSGLHDAETWQARIQAFGGECLSALPQADHPLAALGMQVFAARFKAGFQRLDVDSLRRALAQRLPEYMLPAHLQVLDRLPLTANGKVDRKTLASLRPAVDAQVSAGQATPSDPLTAELCRLWAEALGLTQIGVDDSFYEKGADSLILARVAGQLREQLPQAQGLSYDTLLRQMLNEPNVAALVRLLNHGETASAPTPSSGEAQRSSNSNALVVPFGGGDVGPVRVMFHAALGTLDYFQHLGRALAEQQAGPVIGFAVADTERYLALEPKRLIESVAQDYAERLIADGHQRFQLIGYCLGGLLATEVARRLLERGMDVVDLSLIDSIPMFIDTDEELAYEAIFVPNLNLDPVKTVFGAHIEDYDVYRAIDLLMARDNRRVPAGAMASLSGDPGLEALALAVQQQSARSQEERLAEYARLASGQAGVPIGPELVPTLFRVCRHSMRAARFDPPPFLGNMTYLRCLEQQSFGITGGVGHLAAPFWEDACLGRFDLIDVPGNHFSVIEPPHVHTVTAHLLDALRKNS, from the coding sequence ATGGCCGAGGCACATCCGCAAGCGTTGGCGGTGATCGACGCCAGTGGCAGCCTGACCTACGCCGCACTCGTCGAACGCGCCCGTGCCGTCGCCGCCACCCTGTGCCAGGCCGGTTGCGCTGCCCAGGAACCGGTGGCGATCCTCATGCCCAAAGGCCTCGATCAGGTCGTGGCGGCCTACGGCGTATTGCTTGCCGGGGCTGCCTACCTGCCACTGGACAGCAACGCCCCGGCCGCCCGCCGCGATCGCGTGCTGCGCAGCGCCCAGGTGCGTCATGTCCTCGGCCAGTCCCAAAGTTTGCCCAATACGCCGCTGCCTGAGGGGGTGCACTGGCATGCGGTGGATCAACTGGCGCCCGCGTCGGCTGATTTCAAAGCGGCCGACGGCAGTCCCGATGATCTCGCCTACGTGATCTTCACCTCCGGCTCCACAGGCGATCCCAAAGGCGTGATGATCAGCCATCGCGCCGCCCTCAACACCGTGCAAGACATCAACCGACGCTTTCAACTCAGCGCCAAGGATCGCGTGCTGGGGTTGGCACAGTTGAGTTTCGACCTGTCGGTGTACGACCTCTTCGGTCCCCTCGCAGCGGGCGGTGCCCTGGTGCTGCCCGACCCGGCACGCGGCGCCGACCCGTCGCACTGGGCCGAGCTGGTGCAGCGTCACCAGGTGACGCTGTGGAACTCGGTGCCTGCGCAACTGCACATGCTCGCCCATTACCTGCATGCCGAGCCTCGGCCGCTGGACAGCCTGCGCCTGGCCTTGTTGTCCGGTGACTGGATCCCACTGAACCTGCCGCCGCAACTCCAACGGCTCTTGCCCGGCCTGGCCCTGGTAGGCCTCGGTGGCGCGACCGAAGCCTCGATCTGGTCCAACCTGCACCCGATCGGCGCGATTGACCCGGCGTGGCGCAGTATTCCCTATGGCCTGCCCTTGGCGAACCAGGGCTTTCGCGTGCTCGACAGCCAATGGCGCGACGCGCCGACCTGGGTGCCCGGCGACCTGTACATCAGCGGTGTCGGCCTGGCCCAGGGGTACCTCGGCGACCGGGCACTGAGCGAGGCGCGGTTCTTCGCCCATCCGGTGGATGGCCAGCGCCTGTATCGCACCGGCGATCGGGGTCGCTACCTGCCGGGTGGCGAACTGGAATTTCTCGGCCGTGAAGACGGCCAAGTGAAAATCCGTGGGCATCGGGTTGAACTGGGCGAGATCGACGCCGCATTGCTCGCCACCCCTGGCGTGGACAGCGCAGTCAGCCTGGTCACCGGTGACGAAACCGGCGAGCGTAGCCTGTTGGCGTTCGTTACCGCTGCGCGGACAACGCCAAAACCGCTGCCGGACGCGTCCTTGCTCACGACCATCAATCGTTACGCCGACAGCCAGGTCGGCACCTTTGACGCGCAACAGGTACGCGATTACCAGGCAGACCTCCGTGCCGCGGCATTGAGCTCGATGCTGGAGGTGATGCTCAAGGCCGGGCTGTTCAGCGGCGAGCTGGCCGAACCCGATGCCCCGGCCATTCTCAACGCCTTGCAGGCACAACCGCGTCATCACTGGCTGGTACGCCGCTGGCTGGGCTCGCTGTGCGATGCAGGCCTGGTGCAACTCGAACAATCGCGCTATCGCCTGGCGCAACCGGCACCCGAGCCGGCGCTGGCCTGGGGCCAGGTAGAACAGGCGGTCGCCTCGGGGCTGTGCAGCCAGGCGCTGTTCGACTATCAGCTCAACCATGTCTGGCAATTGCCGCAATTACTCAAGGGCGAGGTCAACCCGTTCGACCTGCTGTTCCCCCAAGGCCAACAGGACCTGGCGTTGCAGCTGTACGGCGGGGACGCCGTCTCGCGCTACAACAATCACAGCATCGCGGCCCTGATCAATCGCCTCGCCACGCACCATGACGGCGACGGCCCATTGCGCATCCTGGAAATCGGCGCCGGCACCGGCGCTACCAGCGCCCCCGTGATCGGCCTGCTCGATGGCTTGGATGTCGATTATTTGTTCACCGACATGACCGCTTTTTTCCTGCCGGCGGCCAAGCAACGGTTTGCCGAGCACGCCTGGGTGCGTTACGGCGTGCTGGACATCGACCAGGACATCCGGCCCCAAGGGCTGGCCAGCAACAGCGTCGATGTCGTGCTGTGCGCGGGCATGCTCAACAGCGTCAAGGACATCGACAGGGCCCTCGGCCAGATCACCGAACTGCTCAGCCCTGGTGGCTGGTTGGTGTTCAGCGAACCCACCGGCGAATGGCCGCCGATCCTGCTGACCCAGGGTTTCATGATGACGCCGGTCAACGGCGATCATGACCAGGGCCATAGCGGCTTGCACGACGCCGAAACCTGGCAGGCGCGGATCCAGGCTTTTGGAGGTGAGTGCCTGTCCGCCCTGCCCCAGGCCGATCACCCGCTGGCTGCCCTCGGCATGCAGGTGTTCGCCGCCCGTTTCAAGGCCGGATTCCAGCGCCTGGACGTCGACAGCCTGCGCCGCGCCCTGGCGCAGCGCTTGCCCGAGTACATGCTGCCGGCGCACCTGCAAGTGCTCGACCGCTTGCCATTGACCGCCAACGGCAAGGTCGACCGCAAGACCCTGGCCAGCTTGCGCCCCGCCGTTGATGCCCAGGTGTCCGCTGGCCAGGCGACGCCGAGCGATCCGCTCACCGCCGAGCTGTGCCGACTGTGGGCCGAGGCGTTGGGATTGACGCAGATTGGCGTCGACGACAGTTTTTACGAAAAAGGCGCCGACTCACTGATCCTCGCCCGCGTCGCCGGTCAACTGCGTGAACAACTGCCCCAGGCCCAGGGCTTGAGTTACGACACACTGCTGCGGCAGATGCTCAACGAGCCGAATGTGGCCGCCCTGGTGCGCCTGCTCAACCATGGCGAAACCGCGTCAGCCCCCACTCCGTCGAGCGGCGAAGCCCAGCGCTCGTCAAACAGCAATGCGTTGGTGGTGCCGTTTGGCGGTGGCGACGTCGGCCCGGTGCGGGTGATGTTCCACGCCGCCCTCGGCACCCTGGATTACTTCCAACACCTGGGGCGCGCCCTGGCCGAGCAACAGGCCGGGCCGGTGATCGGCTTTGCCGTGGCCGACACCGAGCGTTACCTGGCCCTGGAGCCCAAGCGCCTGATCGAAAGCGTGGCCCAGGACTACGCCGAACGCTTGATCGCCGACGGTCATCAGCGCTTCCAGTTGATCGGTTACTGCCTCGGCGGGCTGCTCGCCACCGAGGTCGCCCGGCGCCTGCTCGAACGCGGCATGGACGTGGTGGACCTGAGCCTGATCGACAGCATTCCGATGTTCATCGACACCGACGAAGAGCTGGCCTATGAGGCGATCTTCGTGCCCAACCTGAACCTGGACCCGGTTAAAACCGTGTTCGGCGCACACATTGAGGACTACGACGTGTACCGCGCCATCGACCTGCTGATGGCCCGTGACAATCGCCGCGTGCCGGCCGGGGCCATGGCGTCCTTGAGCGGCGATCCGGGCCTGGAAGCCCTGGCGCTGGCGGTGCAACAACAATCGGCGCGCAGCCAGGAAGAACGCCTGGCCGAGTACGCGCGCCTGGCGTCGGGCCAGGCCGGGGTGCCCATTGGCCCGGAACTGGTGCCAACACTGTTTCGCGTGTGCCGCCACAGCATGCGCGCGGCACGGTTCGACCCGCCGCCGTTCCTCGGCAACATGACCTACCTGCGCTGCCTGGAACAGCAATCGTTCGGCATCACCGGCGGCGTTGGCCACCTGGCGGCACCGTTCTGGGAAGACGCGTGCCTGGGGCGGTTCGACTTGATCGACGTGCCCGGCAACCATTTCAGCGTGATCGAACCACCCCACGTCCACACCGTCACCGCGCACCTGCTGGACGCCCTACGGAAAAACTCATGA
- a CDS encoding ABC transporter ATP-binding protein, which produces MTSALDTLKRPVNRLIRLGVVFAAVGALVNLVPFIGLTELGRLLLAGSVDAQSLWRWAALVVIALSLGWMANGVALWLTHLADHRLQASLREAMVRKLGRVPLGWYTDTTSGAVRKVVQDDLEDLHHLVAHHAVELTAAIVTPVAGLVWLVTLNWRLALLAVLTLPVYAVAYALMMRGFGAKMQLLDKSMSRVSAAIVEFVHGIAVVKAFGQVGQAHRSYQQAVNQFSEQYAGWVKPLLRLEAFSSMALSVPVILLVSLGAGSLLLAEGWITPLQLFAETLVAVVIPQSLLVINQSLTAQRTALAAADRIEALLKVDELPAPNVSKQPQGSDITFERVQFGYDPEHPILNGVDLYCPAGSVTALVGASGAGKSTLAKLVPRFHDVNAGCVRVGGVDVREIDPRQLYRQVGFVLQDAQLVHGTVADNLRLGRPDASDAEMEMAARSAQIHPRIQALPRGYQSVIGEDAIFSGGEAQRLSIARTLLADTPVLILDEATSHADPESEALIQDALSALARGRTVLVIAHRLASISGVDQIVVLDQGRVLESGRHESLLQADGAYARLWRAGAKHSLPELEMSL; this is translated from the coding sequence ATGACGAGCGCTTTGGATACCCTGAAACGTCCGGTGAACCGCCTGATCCGTCTCGGCGTGGTGTTTGCCGCGGTCGGCGCGCTGGTCAACCTGGTGCCCTTCATCGGCCTGACCGAGCTGGGCCGATTGCTGCTGGCCGGCAGCGTCGACGCTCAATCCTTGTGGCGCTGGGCGGCGCTGGTGGTGATTGCCTTGAGCCTGGGCTGGATGGCCAACGGCGTGGCCTTGTGGTTGACCCACCTGGCGGACCACCGCCTGCAGGCGAGCCTGCGCGAAGCCATGGTACGCAAGCTGGGGCGCGTGCCCCTGGGCTGGTACACCGACACCACCTCGGGCGCGGTGCGCAAAGTGGTGCAGGACGATCTGGAAGACCTGCATCACCTGGTCGCCCACCATGCGGTGGAACTCACCGCGGCCATCGTCACGCCCGTGGCCGGTCTGGTGTGGCTGGTCACGCTGAACTGGCGCCTGGCGCTGCTGGCCGTGCTGACCTTGCCGGTGTATGCAGTGGCCTACGCCCTGATGATGCGCGGCTTCGGCGCGAAGATGCAGTTGCTGGACAAAAGCATGAGCCGAGTCAGTGCCGCGATCGTCGAGTTTGTCCACGGCATTGCCGTGGTCAAGGCGTTCGGCCAGGTGGGCCAGGCTCATCGCAGCTATCAACAGGCGGTCAACCAGTTCAGCGAGCAATACGCCGGCTGGGTCAAGCCGCTGCTGCGCCTGGAAGCGTTTTCCTCCATGGCCTTGAGCGTTCCGGTGATCCTGCTGGTGAGCCTGGGGGCGGGTAGCCTGTTGCTGGCCGAAGGTTGGATCACGCCGCTGCAATTATTCGCCGAAACCTTGGTGGCGGTGGTGATTCCGCAGTCACTGTTGGTGATCAATCAGAGCCTGACCGCCCAACGCACCGCCCTGGCGGCCGCCGACCGCATCGAAGCGCTGCTCAAGGTCGACGAGCTGCCCGCGCCCAACGTGAGCAAGCAGCCCCAGGGCAGCGACATCACCTTTGAGCGCGTGCAGTTCGGCTACGACCCCGAGCACCCGATCCTTAACGGCGTGGATCTGTACTGCCCGGCCGGCAGCGTGACCGCCCTGGTCGGCGCATCCGGCGCGGGCAAATCGACCCTGGCCAAACTGGTGCCGCGCTTCCATGACGTCAACGCCGGCTGCGTGCGGGTGGGCGGTGTCGATGTGCGAGAAATCGATCCGCGCCAGCTGTATCGGCAAGTCGGTTTCGTCTTGCAAGACGCGCAACTGGTGCACGGGACCGTGGCCGATAACCTGCGCCTGGGCCGCCCCGACGCCAGCGACGCCGAGATGGAGATGGCGGCTCGTTCGGCGCAGATTCACCCGCGCATCCAGGCCCTGCCCCGAGGCTATCAGTCGGTGATCGGCGAGGATGCGATTTTCTCCGGCGGTGAAGCGCAACGCCTGTCCATCGCCCGCACGCTGTTGGCCGATACGCCGGTGCTGATCCTCGACGAGGCCACCTCCCACGCCGACCCCGAATCCGAAGCGTTGATCCAGGACGCCTTGTCGGCCCTGGCCCGGGGTCGCACGGTGCTGGTAATCGCGCACCGCCTGGCCAGTATCAGCGGCGTCGACCAGATCGTTGTCCTCGATCAGGGCCGAGTGCTTGAAAGCGGTCGTCACGAATCCCTGCTTCAGGCCGACGGTGCCTATGCCCGCCTGTGGCGCGCCGGCGCCAAGCACTCCCTCCCCGAGCTGGAGATGTCCCTGTGA
- a CDS encoding ABC transporter ATP-binding protein — protein sequence MIRSLVTLLGPAHAAGLYRYLAWLVTSAVLQGLAVAFLVPILHALFAGDHPTAIAWLAGLAAMAVLTCVAHYQQAMKGFALALVVLTTLHDRLGQHLVNLPLGWFNSEKVGRLSRSATSGTLMVTGLFAHYLGPVVSGVVVPATVALTLFIFDWRLGLTALLCAPLIYFTHHWSAAAIGSNDARVEAAATLAGNRVVEFARYQQVLRAFGRTQDGYAPLQAANLAQKQAGGSMLSQTFPKLLAGGLTVQLAFALLVGVGIALAARGDIDAIQLVALLALAARFVGPLAEAAARSGLLRMAGNDLEQLVGILRESPLPQPAVSQPLTAPGSFAFEHVNFAYASGPTVLRDLTFTAPAHSMTAIVGASGSGKTTITRLLMRFFDATEGRVKVGGVDVRELSNEALMAQLSLVMQDVYLFDDSLEANIRVGRPDANAQQVAEAARLAGVDEIVARLPQGWHTQVGEGGAALSGGERQRVSLARALLKGAPIVLLDEATAALDPHNEAFVQAAIRRLKQSSTVLVIAHRLPTIMAADQILVLDHGRLVEAGTHSQLLALDGRYTGFWRDRQRAGGWRLNAQAQPC from the coding sequence GTGATCCGCAGCCTTGTCACTTTACTGGGGCCGGCACATGCCGCAGGCCTCTACCGATACCTCGCGTGGCTGGTGACCAGCGCCGTGCTGCAAGGCCTGGCCGTAGCGTTCCTGGTGCCGATCCTGCACGCGCTGTTTGCCGGTGATCATCCCACGGCGATCGCTTGGCTAGCCGGCCTGGCGGCGATGGCCGTGCTAACGTGCGTTGCCCATTACCAGCAGGCGATGAAGGGCTTTGCGCTCGCGCTAGTCGTGCTGACCACCTTGCATGATCGTCTCGGCCAACACCTGGTCAACCTGCCCCTGGGCTGGTTTAACTCGGAGAAAGTCGGGCGTCTGTCGCGCAGTGCCACCAGCGGCACGTTGATGGTCACCGGTTTATTTGCCCATTACCTGGGGCCGGTGGTGTCCGGGGTGGTGGTACCAGCCACCGTCGCGCTGACCTTGTTCATCTTCGACTGGCGCCTGGGCCTGACCGCCTTGCTGTGCGCGCCGCTGATCTACTTCACCCATCACTGGTCCGCCGCGGCCATCGGCAGCAACGATGCCCGGGTCGAAGCCGCCGCGACCCTGGCCGGTAACCGCGTGGTGGAGTTCGCCCGCTACCAGCAAGTGCTGCGCGCCTTTGGCCGGACCCAGGACGGCTATGCGCCCTTACAGGCGGCCAACCTGGCGCAGAAACAGGCCGGCGGTTCGATGTTGTCCCAGACCTTTCCCAAATTGCTGGCCGGCGGCCTGACCGTGCAACTGGCCTTCGCGTTGCTGGTGGGCGTGGGCATCGCTCTCGCCGCCCGAGGCGACATCGACGCCATCCAGCTGGTCGCCCTGCTCGCCCTGGCGGCCCGATTTGTCGGGCCATTGGCCGAGGCGGCGGCGCGCAGCGGGCTGTTGCGCATGGCCGGTAATGACCTGGAGCAACTGGTCGGCATCCTGCGCGAGTCGCCACTGCCGCAACCCGCTGTCAGTCAGCCGTTGACCGCTCCTGGCAGCTTTGCCTTTGAACACGTCAACTTCGCCTACGCCAGCGGCCCGACGGTACTGCGCGACCTGACATTCACGGCACCGGCCCATTCGATGACAGCGATTGTCGGCGCCTCGGGCTCGGGCAAGACCACCATCACGCGCCTGCTCATGCGCTTTTTCGATGCGACCGAGGGCCGCGTCAAGGTCGGTGGCGTCGATGTGCGCGAACTGTCCAACGAAGCCTTGATGGCGCAACTGTCGCTGGTGATGCAGGACGTCTACCTGTTCGACGACAGCCTCGAAGCCAACATCCGTGTCGGCAGGCCGGACGCCAACGCGCAGCAGGTGGCTGAAGCGGCGAGGCTGGCCGGCGTCGATGAAATCGTTGCGCGCCTGCCCCAGGGCTGGCACACCCAGGTGGGCGAAGGCGGCGCGGCATTGTCTGGCGGCGAACGCCAGCGGGTGTCCCTGGCCAGGGCGCTGCTCAAGGGCGCTCCGATCGTGCTGCTGGATGAAGCCACTGCCGCCCTGGATCCGCACAACGAAGCCTTTGTACAAGCGGCGATTCGTCGCCTGAAGCAAAGCTCGACGGTGCTGGTCATCGCCCATCGCCTGCCGACCATCATGGCCGCTGACCAGATTCTGGTGCTCGACCACGGCCGCCTGGTGGAAGCAGGCACACACTCGCAACTGCTGGCCCTCGACGGGCGTTACACCGGGTTCTGGCGAGATCGCCAGCGTGCCGGCGGCTGGCGCCTGAATGCGCAGGCCCAGCCATGCTGA
- a CDS encoding saccharopine dehydrogenase NADP-binding domain-containing protein, with translation MLIGVLGASGDVGLASARALLSLGVNELRLGGRDPRSGAHCLASLQQQWPDARLQWTAVDFNDAPALAGFARGCDVLLNCAGPAWRLGDRAARAALQADAHYVDAAGEMTLEPSQWPNRCAVLGAGLQPGLTGLLPRWLAERAFTQVQGLTSYFGLRAPFTAVAADDFLQGAVDGTSEPLAAWRNGRCSRALRRSRDVVLPCFPGQVHVLPYLNQEGERLAMDLSLDVGQWFNVITDGHVLKALDLAHSLPRAEAVQRLCEASLLDLSGQAPFVTLLLQLDGQWDGQARTRSLVLSGAGNAALTGAMAAATVVSVANGEISAGCHYAAQVLPPAASLERLQRTAAILALNLLHGPLEHLHTVEEGCL, from the coding sequence ATGCTGATCGGGGTCCTGGGTGCCAGTGGCGATGTCGGTCTGGCCAGCGCTCGGGCGCTGTTGAGCTTGGGCGTGAACGAACTGCGCCTGGGCGGGCGTGACCCACGCAGCGGTGCCCACTGCCTGGCATCGCTCCAGCAGCAATGGCCCGACGCACGCCTGCAATGGACAGCGGTGGACTTCAATGATGCCCCTGCCCTGGCCGGGTTCGCCCGTGGCTGCGATGTGCTGCTCAACTGCGCCGGCCCCGCCTGGCGATTGGGAGATCGTGCCGCCCGGGCGGCGCTGCAAGCCGATGCGCATTACGTGGATGCCGCCGGCGAGATGACGCTTGAGCCGAGCCAGTGGCCCAACCGTTGCGCCGTCCTCGGTGCGGGCCTGCAACCAGGCCTTACCGGCTTGCTTCCACGTTGGCTGGCCGAGCGGGCCTTCACCCAGGTCCAGGGCCTGACCAGCTATTTCGGCCTGCGTGCCCCATTCACCGCCGTGGCCGCCGACGACTTCCTGCAAGGAGCGGTGGATGGCACCAGCGAGCCCCTGGCGGCATGGCGCAACGGCCGTTGCAGCCGGGCGCTGCGCCGCAGCCGGGACGTGGTGCTGCCGTGTTTCCCCGGCCAGGTTCACGTGCTGCCCTATTTGAATCAGGAAGGCGAACGCCTGGCCATGGACCTGAGCCTGGATGTCGGCCAGTGGTTCAACGTGATCACCGACGGACATGTGCTCAAGGCGCTGGACCTGGCCCACAGCCTGCCGCGCGCCGAAGCGGTGCAGCGCTTGTGCGAGGCCAGCCTGCTGGACCTCAGCGGCCAGGCCCCGTTCGTCACGTTGCTGCTGCAACTCGACGGGCAGTGGGACGGCCAGGCGCGCACTCGCAGCCTGGTGCTCAGTGGTGCAGGCAATGCGGCGCTGACCGGTGCAATGGCCGCCGCCACGGTGGTCAGCGTGGCGAACGGTGAAATCAGTGCCGGCTGCCATTACGCCGCCCAGGTGTTGCCACCCGCCGCCAGCCTTGAACGCCTGCAACGCACCGCGGCGATCCTTGCGCTGAACCTGCTGCACGGCCCGCTCGAACACCTGCACACCGTTGAAGAAGGTTGCCTATGA
- a CDS encoding class I SAM-dependent methyltransferase: MPGLYAELGFPASMAPLHSQVIECLPDLLRDQLALKPLLLQSGDPVAVLGAYQHNRFTAAINQALAARASEVRARGDVLRVLELGGGAACTTHAVLATLQAHEKDYRFTDISTLFTGAAQRQFRLEPGMHFALLDLDRGFAEQGIEARSQDLVIAGNVLHNARDLPQSLGQIRACLRDGGSLLFSESIADNPAMLTFMHLLLSPPADAPLRDTDEAFIPPDAWRHVLQAQGFQLLEVWPTATDPLAAAGQRLFHAVGVSS; encoded by the coding sequence TTGCCCGGGCTGTACGCCGAACTCGGCTTCCCGGCCAGCATGGCGCCCCTGCACAGCCAGGTCATTGAGTGCCTGCCCGACCTGTTGCGCGATCAACTTGCCCTGAAACCGTTGCTCCTGCAATCGGGCGACCCCGTCGCGGTGTTGGGTGCCTACCAGCACAACCGCTTCACCGCAGCGATCAATCAGGCCCTCGCCGCTCGGGCAAGCGAAGTCCGTGCCCGCGGCGATGTGCTGCGGGTGCTGGAATTGGGCGGCGGCGCCGCCTGCACCACCCACGCCGTGTTGGCAACGTTGCAAGCACACGAAAAGGACTATCGCTTTACCGACATCAGTACGCTTTTCACCGGGGCGGCCCAGCGTCAGTTTCGCCTGGAGCCGGGGATGCATTTCGCCTTGCTCGACCTGGACCGAGGCTTCGCAGAGCAAGGCATCGAGGCCCGCAGCCAGGACCTGGTGATCGCCGGCAATGTGCTGCACAACGCCCGCGATCTGCCCCAAAGCCTCGGGCAGATTCGCGCCTGCCTGCGGGACGGCGGAAGCTTGTTGTTCAGCGAGTCCATCGCGGACAACCCGGCGATGCTGACCTTCATGCACCTGCTGTTGTCACCGCCTGCCGATGCGCCGCTGCGCGATACCGATGAAGCGTTCATCCCGCCTGATGCATGGCGCCATGTCTTGCAAGCCCAGGGTTTCCAATTACTCGAAGTATGGCCCACGGCAACCGACCCGCTGGCGGCCGCCGGGCAACGTTTGTTTCACGCCGTAGGAGTTTCATCATGA
- a CDS encoding class I SAM-dependent methyltransferase, with protein sequence MRGDCAAVHLLFPEGRTERAAALYRESLAAQYQHRAVAHWVGAWAARQPAGVPLRVLEVGAGTGSTTQAVLPALADASVDYLCTDVSRYFSEQAAEHLQAWPWVRHGVFDIDRPALAQGYRSQSWDLIVAGGVLNAARDTERSLATLLALLKPGGWLVFSEPTQESFWVMASQAFMLNQADDERQLSSTTFLNLTQWQTALARTGFQGNRSLPADGHPLAHLGHRVFVAQVPVHRLSRAALAAHLEEPALDLELLEQLPDDHTLAQWARLPETCP encoded by the coding sequence ATGCGCGGTGATTGTGCGGCCGTGCACCTGTTGTTTCCCGAAGGGCGCACCGAACGCGCGGCGGCGTTGTACCGCGAAAGCCTGGCGGCCCAGTACCAGCACCGCGCGGTGGCCCACTGGGTCGGTGCCTGGGCCGCACGCCAGCCAGCCGGTGTGCCGTTGCGCGTACTTGAAGTCGGTGCCGGCACCGGGTCGACCACCCAGGCCGTGTTGCCGGCCTTGGCCGACGCGTCGGTTGACTACCTGTGCACCGACGTGTCGCGCTATTTCAGTGAGCAGGCCGCCGAGCACTTGCAAGCCTGGCCGTGGGTTCGCCATGGCGTATTCGACATCGATCGGCCCGCCCTGGCCCAGGGTTACCGCAGCCAGAGTTGGGACCTGATCGTCGCCGGCGGCGTCCTCAATGCCGCCCGCGATACCGAACGCTCCCTGGCGACCCTGCTCGCCTTGCTCAAGCCGGGCGGCTGGCTGGTGTTCAGCGAACCCACGCAGGAGTCGTTCTGGGTGATGGCCTCCCAGGCCTTCATGCTCAACCAGGCCGACGATGAACGTCAGCTCAGCAGCACCACTTTCCTCAACCTCACGCAATGGCAAACCGCCCTGGCCAGGACCGGGTTCCAGGGCAACCGCAGCTTGCCCGCCGATGGACACCCACTGGCGCACCTGGGCCATCGCGTCTTCGTTGCCCAGGTGCCCGTCCATCGCTTGAGCCGCGCGGCATTGGCCGCGCACCTCGAAGAGCCCGCCTTGGATCTTGAGCTACTCGAACAATTGCCTGACGACCACACGCTGGCCCAGTGGGCACGCCTCCCGGAGACCTGCCCATGA